TGCGCCGCCGCGCTGGCTCGGCTGGCTGGCGCTCTGACCGATTCTGCTGGCGGTGGCGCTGACCACGCTGCTGACGCTGGCAGCCGAGACGGGGCAGGCGCGGTTCAGGATGATAATCCTCGGCATCCTGCTGCTGATGCCGGGCGCGGCGCTCGCCAGCTGGAGCGCAGCGCTCTGGAGCGCGCTGCGCTACGCCCCGGCCGCGGCGTGGCCCGCATGGCTGACGCGCTCGGTCCCGCTGCTGCTCCTGCTGCTGGCGCTGCTCAGCCCTCCCGGCCTGCTGCTCTACTGGCTCGGCGTCTGGTGGCTGGGCAGGGTGTGGTTCAGGAATTTCCAGACTGAGTGAACTACGCATCTCCGCGTAGCTACGCATCCCCTATAACTCCCCGCCTGCTGCGCGGCGCGTGGAACGGCCCTACGTCATCGTGAACTGCGCCGCGTCGCTCGACGGCAAGATAGCGCTGGCGAACCGGCGGCCGGTGCGGCTCTCGTGCGACGACGACCACCGGCGAGTGCACGCATTGCGGGCGGAATGCGATGCCGTCATCGTCGGCATCGGCACCGTGTTGCAGGACGACCCGCGGCTGCTTCTTGACACGGCATTGGCGGCCGGCGAGAGCCCGCTGCGGGTGGTGCTCGACACGACGCTGCGGACGCCGCGCTCGGCGCGGGTGCTACAGGGCGACGCGCCAACGCTGGTCGCCACCGGCAGCCGGCCGCGGCGACGGGAGCTGCGCGGCGCAGAAGTGGTCGCGTGCGGTAACGGCGCGGTGGACCTGACGCGACTGCTAGAGCTGCTTCATGTGCGCGGGGTGCGTAAGGTGCTGGTCGAAGGCGGCGAGACGGTGCTCTGGGCGTTCCTGATATCGGGGCTGTGGGACGAGTTCACCCAGTTCGTCGCCAACACGCTGATTGGCGGCGTGACGTCGCCGACCGTCGCCGGCGGACCCGGCGCGGCAACGCCGGGCGAGATGCACGCTTTCACGCTCGCGGACGCCGAACGACTGGGCGACGGCGTGCTGCTGACATGGCGGCGCGGCTGATTTAGCGCGGGGGCGCTGCCGGCGCAATGCGCTTTGCGGTGATGGCGTCGGGACGCGGCAGCAACTTTCAGGCGCTCATCGATGCCCGCGCGCGGGGCGAGCTGCCGGGCGCCGAGCTGGTGCTGCTGATTGTCAACAAACGCGACGCGCCGGCGGTTGCGCGTGCCGAGGCGGCCGGTATCGCGTGGGAGTTCATCGACTCCGGTGCCATGGCGCGCGCCGAGTTTGACAGGCGCGCGCTGGTGCTGCTGCGCGACCGCGGCGCCGAGGCGGTCGTGCTGGCAGGGTTCATGCGGCTGCTGACGCCGGAGTTTATCAGGGCGTTCCGGTACCGCATCCTGAACATTCATCCGGCGCTGCTGCCGCTCTTCCCCGGCGCGCACGCGCACCGCGACGCGCTGGCTGCCGGCGTTGCGGAGAGCGGCTGCTCAGCGCACTTCGTTGATGACGGGGTCGACACCGGCCCGGTCATCCTGCAGCAGGCGGTGCCGGTGCTGCCGGGCGATGACGCGGAGACGCTCGCGGCGCGCATCCTGCCGCACGAACACCGGCTGCTGCCGAAGGCGGTGCGACTGCTCGCGGCGGGACGGCTCGAGGTCGACGGTGATACCGTCAGGATTCTGCCCGAAAAGTAGCCTGCAGATTTATATATGGGGCGTCCTGCCCGGCCGCCCCCGTATGGCCCCGAAGCGAATCGACCGCAAAAGCAACGCGCATCTGCAGTCGCTGGTAGGCAGCCTGAAGCAGGCCGCCCGCGAGAACGAGGCCCCCGTCTGGAAGGCGGTCGCCGGTCGGCTGGAGAGCCCCGCACGGACGTGGCCCAGCATCAATATTTCGCGGCTCGAGCGGCACACTGAGGCAAAAGCGACGGTCGTCGTCCCGGGCAAGCTGCTCGGCTCCGGCGCCATCTCAAAGCCGCTCACCGTCGGCGCATTCAGCTTCTCCGCATCGGCACGCGAAAAGGTCGAGGCGGCCGGAGGCAGCTGCCTGTCGCTGCCGGAAATGCTTAAGGCGCACCCGAAAGGCGCCGGCGTGAGGTTGATGGGATGAAGGTTTACGACGCGAGCGGCTGCATCATGGGACGACTGGCAAGCTATGTCGCCAAGGCGCTGCTCAACGGCGACGAAGTGCACGTGGTCAACGCCGAAAAGGCGGTGGTCAGCGGCGCACGCCATTCGGTCTTCCGCGAATATACCGAGAAGCGGCAGCTGAACCACGAGCGCAAGGGGCCATTCTACCCGCGCATGCCGCACCTGATGTTCAAGCGCTCGGTGCGCGGCATGATCCCCTACCAGACGCCGCGCGGCCGCGCCGCCTTCAAGCGGCTACGGGTCGACATCGGCCCCGCAGGCGCCAAGAAGCCGGAAACGATTGAGCGGGCACAGATGACTTCGGGGACGGTGCATGTCACGCTCGGCGACGTTTCGCGCAAGCTGGGAGCGAAATTCTGATGGTAAAGGTCGTCAACACCAGCGGCAAGCGCAAGACCGCGATTGCGCGCGCCACTTTCCGCTCCGGCAAGGGCTGCGTGCGCATCAACCGCAAGCCGGTCGAATACTACCAGCCGGAGCTGGCACGGCTCAAGATTATGGAGCCGCTCGAGCTGGCGGGCAACCGCCTTAACCGCATCGACGTCTCGGTCAAGGTGGAGGGCGGAGGCGTGATGGGACAGGCCGAGGCGAGCCGTACTGCGATTGCGCGTGGGCTGGTCGACTGGTTCAAGGACGAAGAATTACGCGCGCTGTTCATGAGCTACGACCGCGCACTGCTGGTCAACGACACGCGACGCAAGGAACCCAAGCACCCCATGGGGCGCGGGGCGCGCGCAAAGCGACAAAAATCATACAGGTGAGAAAATGCTGATACCCGTACGCTGTTTCACATGCAACAAGGTCATTGGTGGCCACTACGAAAAGTTCTGCGAGCGAGTCGCCAAGGGCGAGAACGGAGCCGAGGTCATGAACGACCTGGGCATCGAGCGCTACTGCTGCCGCCGCATCTACATGGCGCACACCGACCTGATTGACGAAGTGCTGCCCTACGACTGATTTTATTACGGCCGCACCGTGGCCACGAACAGGGCCCGTGGGGTAGCTTGGCATCCTTGACGGCTGGGGGCCGTTAGACCCCGGTTCAAATCCGGACGGGCCCACCATGACCTGCAATTCCAGAGCCCGCGGCGCATATCCCTAAACCCGCCCGCCACTGCCGTCGCGATGCGCTCGCGTTCTCCCGGCCCGGCGCTGCGGCTGCTGCGCACGCCGCTGGCAGAACCGGGCGGCGACGGTCTCGCCGGGGAGCTGGTGGAGCTATGCCGCTGCGAGCCGGAGCTCCACATCTCATCGTCGCGCACGCCCGGTTACGAACGGCTGCTGGCGCGCCACGGCTTCCGGCGGGCGCGAACCATCGACCTGCCGCAGCCAGTGGTGGCGTCAATGCTACTCAACCGCACCTATCGCGGGCTCCAGCTGCTCAAGCACCGGCCGGCGCACTTCGGCCACCAGCTGCGCTACAGCGGCGATTACCGGCTCTGGGTGCTGGCATGAAGCAGCGCGCCGGCCAGCGCTGAATCCTCGCCGAGCGCCGGCGCGGCGACCTCCGGCAGCGGCGCGAAGCCGGCGTTCAGCTCCGCCAGCCGGCGTGCGACCGCCGCGCGCAGTCCTGCGCGCTGCATTACGCCGCCGCCGAGCACGATGGTATCGGGCATCGCGACGGCGGTGATAGCGTGCAGGCCGTGCGCCAGCAGCTCCGCCTCGGTCGCCCAGGCGGGGTCGCCGTCCGGCAGCGCCTCCGCCGGCGTACCAGTCCGCGCCGCCAACGCGGGGCCTGACGCGAGCCCCTCCCAGCAATCACCGTGGGCGGCGCAAACGCCGGCGAAGCTGCCATCGTGCGGGACGCGCAAGTGGCCTATCTCGGGGTGCAGCTGCCCGTGGTGGACGCGGCCGTCGCTGGCGAGCCCGCCGCCGATGCCGGTCCCGACCGTGACGTAGGCGAGCGTGCCGCGCCCACCGCGCTGCAATTGCTCGCCCAGCGCGGCGGCGCCGACGTCGGTCTCGAGCGCCAGCCGTTGCGCCAGCGGGCGGAACGGCGCCAGCACATCGGCGTCGCGCCAGCCCGGCTTGCTCTCCGTCAGCAGCCGGCCGTAATCGCGCGCCGCGGAGTCTAACCTTAGCGGCCCGAAGCTGGCGACGCCGACGGCCGCAAACGGTCCGCGCGCGGCAAGCCACTCAGCGAGCGCCGCGAGCGTCGGCTGCGGGTCGCCTGTCGGGATTTCGAAGCGTTCGGCGACCGCGCCCGGCTTCCCGGCATGCACCCGGCCGATGGCGGCGCGGCAGCGCGTCCCGCCGAGTTCGACCACCGCGAGCAGCCGGGCGGAGGTTTCCACCTTCGCCCTAGGCTGCGCCGCGGTTCCTGCCACCAGCGCTTCAGCCATCGCGCGTCCCGCGCCGCCCGCCGTGGCGGTAGCGGCTGTAGCTGCGCTTCGCCTTGCGGTCGCGCTTCGTGACCCGCTTGCGCTCCGCAGTTTCCTGCTCGTCTTCGTCGTCCGCGGGCTCGTCCGATTCACCTTCAGCCACGAAGGGGCAGGCTCGCAGGCAGATAAATGGTGCGGGGGGTCGAATTTGAATCGACGAATCCCTTCGGAACCGGGTCCTAAGCCCGGCGCAATCGGCCATGCTATGCGACCCCCGCGCCATCGTGTTACGGCGCAGCGCATTTATTAGCGCTGCAGGTTGCGGTCGCATGGCCCGCAAGCGCAAGCCGGCAGAAGGGGGCGAACCGCACCTTGACGCCGCAGTCGATAAAGCCGAGCAAACTGCAAGTGACGTGATCGATACCGCCGGGGCGGTCGCGGGCGCCGCAGTCGAGGCGGGCGCTGAGCTTGCAGGCAAAGCGGCGAAAATCCTGAAGGGGGCAACCCGCACGGCGGTCCGCAGCGGCGGTAAGGCGGCCGCGGTCGCTACCGAAAAGACCGCGGAGGGCGTGGCGGTCGCGGCCGACGTGGCGGCGGACGTCGTCGAGACGGCGGCCAACGTGGCGGCCGACGCCAGCGAAGTCGCGCTCGAGAAGGGCAGCGAACTCGCCGCGGACGCGGCCGAGATTGGCGCCGGCGTCGTCGAGACGGCGGCGCGTAAGGGCGAGCAGCTGGCCGAGGGCGCCAGCGAACTGGGCGGAGTCGCGGTCGAACAGGCGGTGCACATCGCCGGCGACGCACTCGAGATTGCCGCGGAGGTGGGCGCCAGCGCCACCGGGAAGGCGCGGCAGGCGGGAGACGCCGCCCGCGAAGGTGCCGGAGTTGCGGCCGGGATGGCGGTCGAGGCGGCGAAGTCCGCCGCAGATGTTGCCGAGAGCGCTGCCGTCGCGGCGGCGGGCGCAGCTGCCAGCGGGGCGGCCGCGGCCGCGGAAACGGCGGCTGGTGCGGCATCGGCCGGCGCCGCCGCTGTGAAGGGGGGCGGCGAGGCGGCTGGCCGCAAGGCGGGCGCGGCGGTCGCGGTCGCGCACGACAAGCTCTGGCCGACGTATGGTGTGCTCGTCGCGGCGATTGTCGGCAAGGCGCTCGCCAGCGCTGCCGGCAAGGGACGCGACAAGGTGCTCGACGACGAATGGTTCCGGGGGCAGGTGGTCAACCGCACCTGGGAGCTGCTGCCGCTGCCGGTGCGACTCGCGGGCAAGGGCACGCTGCGCTGGGAGCAGGTGATGTTCAAGCTGCGCGACCAGGTTCTCGCCGACGACGAGGAAGCGATGGCCGTCAGCCGCAACGATAAGTCAGTCATCCGCTCGGCCATCGGGATGATGCTGGGCCGCAAGGGGTGAGCCGCTGCCGGCGCTGACCGTCCGCTCGCTGTCGAAGGCTTACGGCGACGTCAAGGCGTTGCGCGACGTCTCTTTCAGCGTCGAGCGGGGCGACTTCTTCGGACTGCTCGGCCCCAACGGCGCCGGCAAGACAACGCTGCTGAAAGTGCTGACGGGGCAGATTCGCGCCACCAGCGGCGAGGCGGAGGTGCTGGGCCTGCCGGTCGCGCAGCAGCCGCTTGAGGTGCGCAGCCGCGCCGGCATCGTCCCCGAACAGTCAACGCCCCCCAGCTTCCTGACGCCGCGCGAGGTGCTCGAGCTGGTGGTGGCCGTGCGGGGCTGCGAGGGTGAGGTTGAGTGGTGGCTGGAGTTTTTCGAGTTCGAGGAGGCCGAAGGCCGTATCTGCCGCACGCTCTCGCGCGGGCAGCGGCAGAAGGTACTGCTGGCGGCGGCGTTCATCGCGCAGCCGGAAGTGCTGTTTCTCGACGAGCCGTTCATCAACCTTGACCCGCTGGTGCAGGCAAAAGTGCGCGACTGGCTCGACGAGTATGTTGCGGGGGGCGGGACGGTGTTCCTGAACACTCACATGCTCGAGAACGCTGAACGGCTCTGCAATCGCGCCGCTATCATCCACCGTGGCCGCATCCGTTCGCTCATCGAGCTGGAGCAGCTGCGGTCGCAGGGGACGACGCTCGAGGCGCTGTTCCACGAGATGGTTGCGTGAACCGGCTTTTGCTTTGGCGCATGCTGCAGGAGGAGGTGCGGCTCAACAGCAGCTTCGCCAGCCGGCGCGGCTTCTGGCTCTTCCCGCTGCTGGTCGTCGGTGCGGGGCTGCTCGCCACCGCGCTGGCGCAGGACTTGGTCGCCGGGGTGCCGTATCACGAAGTGCTGCTGGGGCTGCACTTCAGCTTCCTGTTCTACGGGCTCTTCACCGGCGGGCTGGCGTTCTTCGGCAGCGACTTCCTTGAGCGCATTTTCGGCCACTACGCACTGGTCACCAGCCTGCCGGAGACGCAGCCGCTCACCTACCGGCGTGTCATGGGAATATACTTCTGCAAGGAACTGGCGTTCTACGCGCTCTTTACGTTCGTTCCGCTCACGCTCGGCGCGCTGCTCGGCACCCACTGGAGCTTCATCGCGCCCGACCGCATGCTGCTGCTGCTGGCGAGCCTGCTGCCATCATTCTGCACCGGACTGGCGGGGGCGTTCCTGGTCGCCAGTCTCTACCGCCGCTCGCTCTACGCGGCGGTCGCCGGCGGCGGCGCTATGCTGCTGGCATTCGGCGCGATGCTTGTGAGCGACGGGCTGCCGCAGCTGGCGTGGTATCTCGATGGCAGCCCGCCGATACTGCTCGGCTGGGGGCTGATGCTGTTGCCAGCGCTGGTCGCGACGCTGCTCGTCGGGGAATTCCACGAGCAGGCGCTGCCGCCGGCACAGGGCTACCGCGAGGAGTATCGCGAGACGCTGGCCGGCAGCGAATGGAGCCGTCGCTGGGCCATCCCGGCCGTGGTGGCGAAGGAGCGGCTGGATTTGCAGCGGTCGCGGACCGGCATCAAGATGGTTTTTTCGTTCGCGGCGCCGCTGACGATGCTGGTTTTCGTCAACTGGTTCCTTGACCGCGGACTGCCGCTGGAAGTCGAGTTCAACACCATCTTCTGGGGCGTGATGGTCGGTTTCTTCGGGACGATGCTCTACTCGTGGCTCAACACGATGGACGACAGCAGCTTCTACGCCACGCTGCCGCTACAGGTGCCCGACCTGGTGCGCGCGCGGCTGGTGCTGTTCGCAGCGGTGACGTGGTGGATTCCGGCGCTATTCATGGGACTGATTGCGCTCCTGAGCAGGGAGCTGCGGCTGCTGCCGCTCGCCATCTTCGTGATGGCAGCCGTGGGCCTGTACGTCGTCAGCTACACGGCCTGGATTACTGGCCTGCGCACCAACTCGTCGCTTTACGACGCGACCATCTTCGCGCGCTTCTTCCTGGTCAGCACTCCGCCGATGGTGCTGCTCGCCATCCTGAGCATGGCGCTGGAGCAGGCGCTGCCGGTGGTGATGGTCACCCTGAGCTTCACCTGCCTGGTGCTGCTGCTGGCAACACAGCTTTTCTACGGCCGAATCGAGCATCGCTGGACAGGCGAGGAATTCGACTAGTTTATATACGACGGGCCGGTGCGAGCGCTCCCATGACCAAGGATGGTAAGGGCGACAACGGTAGCCCGAACGACAAGCCACGCAAGGGCGGCGACGAAAAACCGCAAGGCGACAAGGAGGTGCGCCAGCCCGCGCGTGGAAAGGGCAAGGGCCAGCACCACGACGGAAAGTCGCGCAAGGGCGGCGGCGGCAAGCCACACGGCGGCCAGCGCAAACCGGGGCGCGACGACCGCGGTCGCGGCAAGCCACGCGGCGGCCGGCAGCAGGGCGGACGCCCGCCACACCAGCGACGGCACGGCGTGCGCAAGACCATCAAGAACGGGGTCGGGACGGTCTTCATCGGGCAGGAAGACCCCTTCATCTATTTCCCCGACATCATCGCACTCTTCGCCCGCGAGGACATCCGGCGCGTCGTGCTGCGCGCGCTGGGGCCGGCCATTTCCAACGCCGTGAACGTCTCCGAGCAGGTGCGGCACCGCTTTCTGGAGGAGGCGGACGTACAGGTCGCCAACGTCAAAATCGGCACCGATAACGCGCCGCGCTCGTCGGGCAAAGGCACCTATCGCGTCAGCTTCATCCACATCTCACTCGAGCGCGGTGCGGTCGCGGATAGCGGCGATGAACCTGACGCAGAAGCGGACGCTGGTGAAACTGAAGCTAACGATGCCAGCGCCGACGCAGCCGAAAACTAGAACTCGGCGAGGTCGCGCCCGAGGCGCCGCGAAACCCGGCGATGCAGCCGCGTGACGCGGCGCGCTGCCGCTGCGAGCCCTTGCGACTCGAGCCACGCGGTGCAGTCGGCGAGCGGGCGGCGGCGGCTGCCGGCGTGCAGGTTGTCGCACGCCGCGACGACCCGTGCTTCCAGCGTGCGCGGCAGGTAGTCGCCGGGCGGCAGTCCCAGCGTGCGAGCTTCGCGCTGCGGGATGCCGCCGGCGACATGCGCGCGGATGATGTGCGCCACGCCGGGGTGGAAGCCCGCTTCCGTCGCCATTGCCGCGCCGAGCGCGCAATGCTCGACGCCGGCGGCGCGGGTGCGGCCGATGTCGTGCAGCAGCGCGCCAGCGTTCGCGAGCGCGACGTTGCCGCTCAGTGCGTCAGTCACCGCGGCCGCCATTTCAGCGACGGCGCGGCAGTGCGCCAGCAGCGGCGCGGGCGAGCCCGCGCCGCCGTGCAGCGCGAGGCACTCGTCCGCGGTCGGGATAGCCGCCAGCCGTCGCCGCTGCGCGCTCGGGATGACCTGTAGCTCGCCGTCGAGTTCCGGCTGGGCCCAGCGCGGCTCGAGTTCGGCGAGCAGAATTGCGAGCGCCGCGACTTCCGAGTGCGGCTGGCTGCCGACGGCGACATTCCAGTCCGCCAGCTCGAACGTCCAGCGCGGCACCCGTTCGGCGCCGACGATTACCAGCAGTTCCGATTCATGGCGTAGCAGCGGCGCCGCCTCAGCCAGCGGGGTGCCGAACATGGTCAGGTGCACCACCTTGCCGCGCCAGTCACGCGCGACCGCCCGCGGGCGAGTTGTGGTCGCAATGGAGAAATCGCCGCCGAAGCGCTGCACGACGTCTTCGACCGTCGTGACGACTCGCGAGTCGGGGCGGTGCAGCGTAATGCAGTCAGCGCCAAAGGCACGCGCGGTCAGCGCAACGTGCGTCGAAATGCGCTTGTCCCGCTCCGGCCGGTGGCCGATGCGCAGGACGTGGGGCTTCACTCCTCGCCCGGCAATGACGAGTCCTGGCGGTCGCGAATGGAGTCGTTGACCAGGAAACCGATGAAGGCCCAGATGATGCCGCCAAGGACATACTGCACTTTGGTTGAGATGAAGTCACCCAGGACGAAGATATCGTTGACGATTTCGACGAAGCCTGCCACGATGAGGCCGAGACTGGTAACGGTGAAGAAGAAGGTCACGATGCTGAAGTTGAAAGTCCCGCCCTGAAGGTAGTTGTCGACAGTACGGCCAAGTTCGATAATCAGCAGCCCCGCCAGCAGCAGCGGCAGGACGCCTTCCAGCGACATGAAGCCGAGTACCATCGCCAGTATTCCCTTGCTGGCGACTTCCTGCATCGCGTCAAGGCCTCGCGCGACACCGATAATCAGCAGCAGCGCCGCGATAATGTAGGCGGTCAGCGAAACCCGTTCGCTGGTACCGCTAAGCAAGTCGTGATAGAATTTGCGAATTTCATCTTCCCAGCCCGCGACCTTGATGAGCATGTAGCCGCCAAGCGTCAGCAGGATAGCTCCGTTAGCAATCTCGCCCTTGTTCATCAGCGCCAGCAATCCCCAGACGAAGGCGGTCAGCGCCAGCGGCAGGATGAACTTGCGCTGGATTTTGGGGTCCTCCATCTTGTGGATGATGGTGTAGAGCGTGTCCTCAATGGGGCGCGACTGCTGCACAACCACCTGCCGCGTCGAGTCAATCAGCAGCCGGCTGCGGATAATCGGCTCCAGCTCGCGGTCCTCGGCGCCGTCGCTCACGATTACCGCGCGCGTGGCGTGCGTCTGCGCAATCACCTGGTCGAGCGTGTTGGCAATCTTCATGTCGGACCGCGTGCCGACACGCACGTCGCCGCAGATGGTCACCACCTCGACATCGGCGTCATCCTTCATCAGCTGGTCGTAGACCCGTACCGCGGCGAGCATAGTGTTGGTGTCGCTCTCCTCGGGGTCTGCGAGCCCCAGTTCCTGCGCCGCGGCAAGGTTGGCATCACGCCCGATGACAGGGCTGCGAATGCCGGTTTTGCGGCCGAGATCGTTGTCGCGATCTATCGCGAGCACCAGCGTAACCATGCGCTTTCGAGGCACCCCCGGTATATTTAACCATCTGCTCCGCGCGTTTTATATACGACCCTTCTTGAGCGCCAACTCCCGTTCAAGGTGCAACATGGCGGAGTTCAAAACCACAATCTCAGACCCGAAGTCGCGCAAAGCGTTCAACCACGCGCTCTCCGAGAGCGACTCGAGCGCA
This genomic interval from Candidatus Poseidoniia archaeon contains the following:
- a CDS encoding 2,5-diamino-6-(ribosylamino)-4(3H)-pyrimidinone 5'-phosphate reductase; the encoded protein is MERPYVIVNCAASLDGKIALANRRPVRLSCDDDHRRVHALRAECDAVIVGIGTVLQDDPRLLLDTALAAGESPLRVVLDTTLRTPRSARVLQGDAPTLVATGSRPRRRELRGAEVVACGNGAVDLTRLLELLHVRGVRKVLVEGGETVLWAFLISGLWDEFTQFVANTLIGGVTSPTVAGGPGAATPGEMHAFTLADAERLGDGVLLTWRRG
- the purN gene encoding phosphoribosylglycinamide formyltransferase: MRFAVMASGRGSNFQALIDARARGELPGAELVLLIVNKRDAPAVARAEAAGIAWEFIDSGAMARAEFDRRALVLLRDRGAEAVVLAGFMRLLTPEFIRAFRYRILNIHPALLPLFPGAHAHRDALAAGVAESGCSAHFVDDGVDTGPVILQQAVPVLPGDDAETLAARILPHEHRLLPKAVRLLAAGRLEVDGDTVRILPEK
- a CDS encoding 50S ribosomal protein L18e → MAPKRIDRKSNAHLQSLVGSLKQAARENEAPVWKAVAGRLESPARTWPSINISRLERHTEAKATVVVPGKLLGSGAISKPLTVGAFSFSASAREKVEAAGGSCLSLPEMLKAHPKGAGVRLMG
- the rplM gene encoding 50S ribosomal protein L13; amino-acid sequence: MKVYDASGCIMGRLASYVAKALLNGDEVHVVNAEKAVVSGARHSVFREYTEKRQLNHERKGPFYPRMPHLMFKRSVRGMIPYQTPRGRAAFKRLRVDIGPAGAKKPETIERAQMTSGTVHVTLGDVSRKLGAKF
- a CDS encoding 30S ribosomal protein S9, which encodes MVKVVNTSGKRKTAIARATFRSGKGCVRINRKPVEYYQPELARLKIMEPLELAGNRLNRIDVSVKVEGGGVMGQAEASRTAIARGLVDWFKDEELRALFMSYDRALLVNDTRRKEPKHPMGRGARAKRQKSYR
- a CDS encoding DNA-directed RNA polymerase subunit N, translating into MLIPVRCFTCNKVIGGHYEKFCERVAKGENGAEVMNDLGIERYCCRRIYMAHTDLIDEVLPYD
- a CDS encoding ROK family protein, which gives rise to MAEALVAGTAAQPRAKVETSARLLAVVELGGTRCRAAIGRVHAGKPGAVAERFEIPTGDPQPTLAALAEWLAARGPFAAVGVASFGPLRLDSAARDYGRLLTESKPGWRDADVLAPFRPLAQRLALETDVGAAALGEQLQRGGRGTLAYVTVGTGIGGGLASDGRVHHGQLHPEIGHLRVPHDGSFAGVCAAHGDCWEGLASGPALAARTGTPAEALPDGDPAWATEAELLAHGLHAITAVAMPDTIVLGGGVMQRAGLRAAVARRLAELNAGFAPLPEVAAPALGEDSALAGALLHASTQSR
- a CDS encoding ABC transporter ATP-binding protein: MRDVSFSVERGDFFGLLGPNGAGKTTLLKVLTGQIRATSGEAEVLGLPVAQQPLEVRSRAGIVPEQSTPPSFLTPREVLELVVAVRGCEGEVEWWLEFFEFEEAEGRICRTLSRGQRQKVLLAAAFIAQPEVLFLDEPFINLDPLVQAKVRDWLDEYVAGGGTVFLNTHMLENAERLCNRAAIIHRGRIRSLIELEQLRSQGTTLEALFHEMVA
- a CDS encoding HDIG domain-containing protein, producing the protein MKPHVLRIGHRPERDKRISTHVALTARAFGADCITLHRPDSRVVTTVEDVVQRFGGDFSIATTTRPRAVARDWRGKVVHLTMFGTPLAEAAPLLRHESELLVIVGAERVPRWTFELADWNVAVGSQPHSEVAALAILLAELEPRWAQPELDGELQVIPSAQRRRLAAIPTADECLALHGGAGSPAPLLAHCRAVAEMAAAVTDALSGNVALANAGALLHDIGRTRAAGVEHCALGAAMATEAGFHPGVAHIIRAHVAGGIPQREARTLGLPPGDYLPRTLEARVVAACDNLHAGSRRRPLADCTAWLESQGLAAAARRVTRLHRRVSRRLGRDLAEF
- a CDS encoding DUF373 family protein; amino-acid sequence: MVTLVLAIDRDNDLGRKTGIRSPVIGRDANLAAAQELGLADPEESDTNTMLAAVRVYDQLMKDDADVEVVTICGDVRVGTRSDMKIANTLDQVIAQTHATRAVIVSDGAEDRELEPIIRSRLLIDSTRQVVVQQSRPIEDTLYTIIHKMEDPKIQRKFILPLALTAFVWGLLALMNKGEIANGAILLTLGGYMLIKVAGWEDEIRKFYHDLLSGTSERVSLTAYIIAALLLIIGVARGLDAMQEVASKGILAMVLGFMSLEGVLPLLLAGLLIIELGRTVDNYLQGGTFNFSIVTFFFTVTSLGLIVAGFVEIVNDIFVLGDFISTKVQYVLGGIIWAFIGFLVNDSIRDRQDSSLPGEE